Proteins encoded together in one Benincasa hispida cultivar B227 unplaced genomic scaffold, ASM972705v1 Contig306, whole genome shotgun sequence window:
- the LOC120069273 gene encoding stress response protein nst1-like produces the protein MADQASQQSASPLTLSSNQITMRDAAFLAASRRLAAQPHTIPRMIERAQRNPLVVRHPLFKREQSTERTQVPTPTVSTECEKKRCDDTELFGNIRSNLELGGGLLEVGVVNQPLFVEEVTMAVTEEVAVLEEVAVTEEVVEEEEDRGTLALEIPKVTANAETYDGPSRVTVEEIALAEVVVTEVAVETQLELVEEKKKKKKSKWRKAREAESSHHHKEKKNKENKDDNEDEEAKKERKKKKKEERRMRRREERRLRK, from the coding sequence ATGGCTGACCAAGCTTCTCAACAATCTGCCTCACCATTAACCCTTTCCTCCAACCAAATCACCATGCGAGATGCAGCATTCCTTGCTGCCAGTCGCAGGCTTGCTGCCCAACCCCACACCATCCCCAGAATGATTGAGAGAGCCCAGAGAAACCCCTTGGTTGTCAGACATCCTCTATTCAAGAGGGAGCAAAGCACTGAGAGGACACAAGTTCCAACTCCTACCGTCTCAACTGAGTGTGAGAAGAAGAGATGCGATGACACGGAGTTGTTTGGCAACATCCGGAGCAATCTGGAGCTAGGAGGAGGATTACTCGAGgtaggggttgtaaaccaaccactgttTGTGGAGGAGGTGACGATGGCAGTAACTGAAGAGGTGGCGGTGCTTGAAGAAGTGGCAGTGACTGAAGAAGTGGTGGAAGAGGAGGAAGATAGAGGCACTCTAGCCTTAGAGATTCCTAAGGTGACTGCCAATGCAGAAACCTATGATGGACCCTCCAGAGTTACAGTGGAGGAAATTGCGTTGGCTGAAGTTGTGGTGACTGAGGTTGCAGTGGAGACACAACTAGAACTagttgaagagaaaaagaagaagaagaaaagcaaatGGAGAAAGGCTAGAGAGGCTGAGTCTTCTCATCATcacaaggagaaaaagaacaaagaaaaTAAGGATGATAACGAAGATGAGGAGGCcaagaaggaaagaaagaagaaaaagaaggaagaaagaagaatgcgcCGGCGTGAAGAAAGACGCCtaagaaaataa